TACCAGCAGCAACAGCCAGACCGCGAAGAAAAACATAGGCAAAATTCTGGCCGGGGCATACGACCTGGCCACAGACTCGACTATTCGGGTGAGTTACGATGGATTACTATCTCCTGTAAATTTCGATTTTAATGCTGTGGATGGCTATAAATATCGTCAGGAATTTCGAATTCGTTTTTTGGTGGATTCTACAAAACGTATTTACCTTACACCAAAACTTGGCTACGCTTTTAACCGAAAAGCTTTGTTTGGCAGCTTTACTGCGCAATTGGTTAATTTTGTGGCACCGGGCAACCAACTCAGCATATTTGCGGGTAAAGAAAGTAAAGATTTTAAAGGCAGTTTGCCGGGGATTTCACCCGCTGTTAATGCTTTAAGTTCGTGGTTTTTTGCCGAGAACTATATGAAATTTTATGAAGATGCTTTTGTTAGGCTGGCGCTATCGCAACGCTTCAAAAAGAATTTTAGATTATTTGGCTCTATTGACTATCACCACTTTAATCCGCTTGAAAACAGTACAACATTCCCTTTGTCTGATAATAAATCGTTTTCGCCCAACCTGCCTGGCAACCTGCCTGCCAACAGCCCGGCCCTGGCAGAGCAAAAAAGCTTTAACTATGGTTTTGGTTTAGCTTATCGTAAATCACAACGAAAACCGTGGCTTGAGGAATCACCCTTTCTGTTTATCGATGATTTTTATGAATTCAAACTTTCCTACCAACAAGGTATTCGCGATATTCTTAAATCTGATGCAGATTTCAGCCGAATCGATTTTTCAGTTCGCCACCAGGCTAATTTATCGCCCAGCTCCGGACTCGACTGGCAGCTAAATGCCGGCCATTATTTCCATGCCAAACAGCTGCATTTTTCGCAATACAAACATTTTAGTTCCGCAGAAATACCTGTGATGCTAAAACCTTTTACCCATCGGTTTCAATTGCTTAACGATTATGTACTCAGCAGCAGCAATAGCTACCTTAATGTAATGAGCGAATTTAGAACAGAGTATCTTCTACTTCGGTACTTGTCGGTTTTTAACAAACGAACCTGGAGTGAAAGCCTCCACCTGAACTATGTAACAAGCTCTGATTTTACTAATTACTGGGAAGCAGGTTACAGTTTAAACAGCTTGTTTTTTGCCACAAACATTGGTGTTTTCGCCGGTTTTAAGTCTGATCGATTCGAGTCGTTACAAGTAAAACTGAGTATCTCGGCTTTTGAATAAAAAGCAAAGCTGAAAGCAAGCATCTTCCGGATATTCAGCATTGCCTTGTATAAATGGTACTAATATTCAGTTGAAAATAGTTCAGGAAATTTACCTTTAATTCCTTTCTCCCGGTAAAAATCCTTCATTCTTCTAATATCTTGCCGGGCATCATCCGAGAGTTCAAATTTCTCACCAATCGAAATTTCTTTTCGGCCCCAATCAAAATATCCCAGGTACACGGGTATTCCTGTTTCTTTAGCAATAATATGAAATCCGGCTTTCCACCTTTTATTTAAACTCCTTGTTCCTTCAGGAGTTAAGGCCAGGTGTACATACTCGTTCGTATTAATTAGATTTATGGTTTGTCGTATAACATTGGCACCTTTTGAACGGTCAATGGGTAAACCGCCCATTTTTTTTATAAAATAACCCAAGGGCCAAAAGAAAAATTCTTTTTTAATTAAAACGTTGGCCACTGCACCCTTCGAGGTGTAGAATAACCACGAAATAACAAAATCCCATGCACTGGTATGTGGCGCCCCAATAATTATACATTTGTTGTCAGGAGCTTTTTCACCAACTGTTTTCCACCCCATTAATTTTAATAAAAATATACTTATTCCTTTCACTTGAATTGATTTTATGAATTGTTCTGTTATACTTTCTATTTCTGCTTTGTTGTGCTTATTTCGTGCAGCTCAAAATTTGTTGCACCAGCATAGTTGGTCAATAACTCTATTGCCATTTCTGTCGCTTTTCCGAGCACGTTTGTGGTTTCGTAGGCAATTATTATCATTAAAAATCGTTTGGTATCCGGGGTAACACAGGTTCTTACCGAGTCGCTTGTTGGCGTACCAAAGGCACCTTTTTCATCTCTAAAAACCGGCATAAATTCAATATTAAGCTTGCCCCTTCCAATACCTTCGTAGGGTTCATTCGGTTCCCCAATACCAAAGGTAATGGCACCATCAATAGCATTGGTATCATAACCACCAATTGAAAAACCAGTAGATATGGAAACGAGGTTTAGCTGATCAACCACGTTGTTTACCTGGTAAATCTCGCCGCTCTTTAACACCCTTCGTAAAAGTGCTTCTGCCGACAAACGGTAGCGAGCGGGATCTTTTCCGCATAATTTATAGGCCCTTCGCGAGGCAGCTATCGCCGGAAGTTTACTAATCTCCTCCACCTTTAGGCTTCGATTCAGATCCTTAATTTTTTTTTCAATATGTAG
Above is a genomic segment from uncultured Draconibacterium sp. containing:
- a CDS encoding 1-acyl-sn-glycerol-3-phosphate acyltransferase is translated as MKGISIFLLKLMGWKTVGEKAPDNKCIIIGAPHTSAWDFVISWLFYTSKGAVANVLIKKEFFFWPLGYFIKKMGGLPIDRSKGANVIRQTINLINTNEYVHLALTPEGTRSLNKRWKAGFHIIAKETGIPVYLGYFDWGRKEISIGEKFELSDDARQDIRRMKDFYREKGIKGKFPELFSTEY
- a CDS encoding phenylalanine--tRNA ligase beta subunit-related protein, whose translation is MHKISIGKELADKIPQLTLSCIECDIDYQAKNNSLWLHIEKKIKDLNRSLKVEEISKLPAIAASRRAYKLCGKDPARYRLSAEALLRRVLKSGEIYQVNNVVDQLNLVSISTGFSIGGYDTNAIDGAITFGIGEPNEPYEGIGRGKLNIEFMPVFRDEKGAFGTPTSDSVRTCVTPDTKRFLMIIIAYETTNVLGKATEMAIELLTNYAGATNFELHEISTTKQK